The Ischnura elegans chromosome 1, ioIscEleg1.1, whole genome shotgun sequence genome contains a region encoding:
- the LOC124171330 gene encoding phosphomannomutase 2 — protein MFCNLLSIVLQFPSTKHLLGLSWRFRRIEVISYNSRICYSQRKFSKIIMNRQNTLCLFDVDGTLTVPQKTIEKEMEDFIYNEVKPRSSIGIVGGSDLKKIAFQMGGNEVINSFDYVFAENGLVAYKNGVQLDTKVIQDHIGEQKLQQFINFSLGYMSKLTLPFKRGTFIEFRKGLINVSPVGRSCSMEERKLFNEYDKQHNIRKDFVEALRKEFPDLGLVYSIGGEISFDVFPKGWDKTYCLRHVEDQNFESIHFFGDKTDPGGNDHEIFSSNKTIGHKVVSPYDTMAQLKELFSL, from the exons AT GTTTTGTAACTTGTTGTCAATTGTGCTGCAATTTCCGTCCACTAAACACTTACTAGGACTGAGTTGGAGGTTTAGGAGAATCGAAGTTATCTCGTATAACAGCCGTATCTGTTATTCTCAACGTAAATTTAGTAAAATCATAATGAACCGGCAGAATACACTGTGCTTGTTTGATGTTGATGGAACCCTTACAGTTCCGCAAAAG ACCATTGAGAAGGAAATGGAAGACTTCATTTATAATGAAGTGAAACCCCGTTCATCAATCGGTATTGTAGGTGGTTCAGACTTGAAGAAGATAGCTTTTCAAATGGGAGGAAATGAGG TGATCAACAGCTTTGACTACGTTTTTGCAGAAAATGGATTGGTTGCTTATAAAAACGGTGTACAATTGGACACCAAG gtAATACAAGATCATATCGGTGAACAGAAACTGCAACAGTTCATCAATTTCAGTCTTGGGTATATGTCAAAGCTCACACTACCCTTTAAAAGGGGAACATTCATTGAATTCCGGAAAGGTTTAATAAACGTTAGTCCAGTGGGACGTTCCTGTTCAATGGAAGAAAGGAAGCTTTTCAATGAGTATGACAAACAGCATAATATTCGGAAGGACTTTGTGGAAGCCCTCAGAAAAGAGTTTCCTGATCTTGGGCTTGTTTATAGTATTG GAGGTGAAATCAGTTTTGATGTCTTCCCTAAGGGGTGGGATAAAACTTACTGCCTTCGTCATGTAGAAGACCAAAATTTTGAGTCAATTCATTTCTTTGGTGACAAAACAGATCCAGGGGGAAATGATCATGAAATATTCTCTAGCAATAAAACCATTGGCCATAAGGTTGTCTCGCCATATGATACAATGGCGCAATTGAAGGAATTGTTCAGTCTTTGA